The genomic segment CATATCTGTCCAAACGTAATGCGCTCAAGCGCGCGAATCTGTTCAGCGGGCAACCGGGAAGGACTTCGCGCTCAGACGTTTGATCGGGCCTAACCGGTGCGCCAGCAATATCATTGCGATAATCGCATAAATCGAAGGCTCAAGGTAGTCGGCCTTGGTTAACCAGATAAAGTGCAGCACCCCGAGCAGTATCACCAGGTACACCAGCTGGTGCAGGGTTTTCCAGTTTTTACCGAGCCGCCGCATCATCGCCTGGTTGGAGGTAATCGCGAGCGGCAGCATCAGCAGCAGTGCACTGAAACCAAGCGTTATGTAAGGGCGCTTGATGATATCCTCGATCATGCCACCCAGGTCGAGCGAATGATCGGCAATAAACCAGATCGAGAAATGGCAACAAGCGTAGAAGAAAGTATAAAGACCAAGCATGCGGCGAAAGCGAATAAACGATGCCTGGCCGGTCCACTGCCGCAACGGACTTAGGCTCAACGTAACCAGCAGCAATCGCAGGATCCAGTCGCCGGTTTCATGGGTCAGCTTTTCGACCGGGTTTGCGCCCAGTCCATCAGTAAAAGCAGCCCACAGCAACAGGCTGAAGGGCACCAGGCAAAGCAGGTGCACGAGCGG from the Gammaproteobacteria bacterium genome contains:
- a CDS encoding sulfoxide reductase heme-binding subunit YedZ, encoding MSLAAALKSAYAKPLVHLLCLVPFSLLLWAAFTDGLGANPVEKLTHETGDWILRLLLVTLSLSPLRQWTGQASFIRFRRMLGLYTFFYACCHFSIWFIADHSLDLGGMIEDIIKRPYITLGFSALLLMLPLAITSNQAMMRRLGKNWKTLHQLVYLVILLGVLHFIWLTKADYLEPSIYAIIAMILLAHRLGPIKRLSAKSFPVAR